The following proteins come from a genomic window of Anopheles ziemanni chromosome 3, idAnoZiCoDA_A2_x.2, whole genome shotgun sequence:
- the LOC131288605 gene encoding uncharacterized protein LOC131288605, producing MKVFKCLLVISCLATVSLAHSASATLPISSNSIDDSAPPQQQTPRAGSYLGEIKYLYKTYQDCASADVSTCLKMKLLTILDRVSRSVKDFKLGEGVKFVRDQESPVDVTPAKTEAQLEMELPRSLDEKERSLNSMLFDKVLSFFQSHTLQVKFPSSEEIKRSMDEVRGGGGGFGGAGGGGFGGGKDKDKKNGHWIMIPLLLGSTLVPLAFGALALLAGKALIVSKLALALASIIGIKKLISSGGGHHESAHEVVVSGGHGGGWGRIGSGQGLAYNGYGHYAQ from the exons ATGAAGGTGTTCAAGTGTTTACTGGTGATAAGCTGCCTGGCGACAGTGTCCCTCGCGCACAGTGCCTCCGCCACGCTGCCGATCAGCTCGAACTCGATCGACGATAGCGCGCCGCCGCAGCAGCAGACGCCCCGCGCCGGCTCGTACCTCGGCGAGATCAAGTACCTGTACAAGACGTACCAGGACTGCGCGAGCGCCGACGTCTCCACCTGTCTGAAGATGAAGCTGCTCACCATCCTGGACCGCGTGTCGCGCTCGGTGAAGGACTTCAAGCTCGGCGAGGGCGTCAAGTTCGTGCGCGACCAGGAATCGCCGGTCGACGTCACCCCGGCCAAGACCGAGGCCCAGCTCGAGATGGAGCTGCCCCGCTCGCTCGACGAGAAGGAACGCTCGCTCAACTCGATGCTCTTCGACAAGGTCCTGTCGTTCTTCCAGTCCCACACTCTGCAG GTCAAGTTCCCGTCCAGCGAGGAAATCAAGCGCTCCATGGATGAGGTccgcggcggcggcggcggcttcGGTGGTGCCGGAGGCGGTGGCTTCGGAGGTGGCAAGGACAAGGACAAGAAGAACGGACACTGGATCATGATCCCGCTGCTGCTCGGAAGCACCCTCGTGCCGCTCGCCTTCGGTGCCCTCGCCCTGCTCGCCGGTAAGGCTCTGATCGTCTCCAAGCTCGCCCTCGCCCTCGCCTCCATCATCGGCATCAAGAAGCTGATCTCGAGCGGCGGCGGTCACCACGAGTCGGCCCATGAGGTCGTCGTCTCCGGTGGACACGGTGGCGGCTGGGGCCGCATCGGTTCCGGCCAGGGTCTCGCCTACAACGGCTACGGACACTACGCCCAGTAA